Proteins from a genomic interval of Sphingopyxis sp. QXT-31:
- a CDS encoding SDR family oxidoreductase: protein MKLGSDIAAVVTGGASGLGRASAEALAAEGVKVAIFDVNEEGGKAVADAIGGVFCKVDITSEDSVVAGYEAARAAHGQERILVHCAQISKGGKTVRFDKTSGGYVRYATEDYAFSAQGILIASYRLASLAALGMANADPLNEDGERGAIVLTASAAAQDAQIGQVGYGSLKAGVNGLVLPMARDLMDLGIRVNSIMPGIFATPPMLAVKDKAPAIFEGLAASVPFPKRLGHPHEFGSLVLELARNGYFNGQTLRLDGAIRMPPK from the coding sequence ATGAAACTGGGAAGTGACATTGCGGCAGTGGTCACCGGCGGCGCCTCGGGCCTCGGCCGCGCGAGCGCCGAGGCGCTGGCAGCCGAGGGGGTGAAGGTCGCGATCTTCGACGTCAACGAAGAGGGCGGCAAGGCGGTCGCCGACGCGATCGGCGGGGTCTTCTGCAAGGTCGACATCACCAGCGAGGACAGCGTCGTGGCGGGCTACGAGGCCGCCCGCGCCGCGCATGGTCAGGAACGCATCCTCGTCCACTGCGCGCAAATCTCGAAGGGCGGCAAGACCGTCCGCTTCGACAAGACCAGCGGCGGTTACGTCCGCTACGCGACCGAGGATTATGCCTTCTCGGCGCAGGGCATCCTTATCGCCAGCTATCGTCTCGCCTCGCTCGCCGCACTCGGTATGGCCAATGCCGATCCGCTGAACGAGGACGGCGAACGCGGCGCGATCGTGCTCACCGCCTCGGCGGCGGCGCAGGACGCGCAGATCGGGCAGGTGGGCTACGGCTCCTTGAAGGCCGGCGTGAACGGTCTCGTGCTGCCGATGGCGCGCGACCTGATGGACCTCGGCATCCGCGTCAATTCGATCATGCCCGGCATCTTCGCGACCCCGCCGATGCTCGCGGTGAAGGACAAGGCGCCCGCGATCTTCGAAGGGCTTGCCGCCTCGGTGCCTTTCCCCAAACGCCTCGGCCACCCGCACGAATTCGGCAGTCTCGTGCTCGAACTCGCGCGCAACGGCTATTTCAATGGTCAGACCTTACGTCTCGACGGCGCCATCCGCATGCCCCCCAAATAG
- a CDS encoding SDR family oxidoreductase, whose translation MDLGIKEKVALVFGGSKGIGLGCAHEFAREGCKTVIAARTQATIDAAVAEVQAAGGQAIGISADCTTKDGIGQAVKAATDAFAPPDILIFNVDSGPKGSFLEVDDDTFAAANTNNVMAFRWAVQAVVPHMQKQGWGRILTIGTNSVKAPHRKLARAAQNTYRVGALALSKTISAELGPMGITVNTLGTGAIATPQFKEVFTKIAEAQGQTYDEHITERTSHYPIPRMGTPEDMAAAAAFLCSDRAGFITGQVLVIDGGNLEVLQ comes from the coding sequence ATGGACCTCGGGATCAAGGAGAAGGTCGCGCTCGTCTTCGGCGGCTCGAAGGGCATCGGCCTCGGCTGCGCGCATGAATTCGCGCGCGAAGGCTGCAAGACCGTCATCGCCGCGCGCACCCAGGCAACGATCGATGCTGCGGTTGCCGAGGTGCAGGCGGCGGGCGGGCAGGCGATCGGCATCTCCGCCGACTGCACGACCAAGGACGGCATAGGGCAGGCTGTCAAGGCCGCGACCGATGCTTTCGCGCCGCCCGACATATTGATCTTCAACGTCGATTCGGGCCCCAAGGGCAGTTTTCTCGAGGTCGACGACGACACCTTCGCCGCCGCGAACACCAACAATGTCATGGCCTTCCGCTGGGCGGTGCAGGCGGTCGTACCGCATATGCAAAAGCAGGGCTGGGGCCGCATCCTCACCATCGGCACCAATTCGGTGAAGGCGCCGCACCGCAAGCTCGCGCGCGCGGCGCAGAACACCTACCGCGTCGGCGCGCTCGCGCTGTCGAAGACGATCTCGGCCGAACTCGGACCGATGGGCATCACCGTCAACACGCTCGGCACCGGCGCGATCGCAACGCCGCAGTTCAAGGAGGTCTTCACGAAGATCGCCGAGGCGCAGGGCCAGACATACGACGAACATATTACTGAGCGTACCAGCCATTACCCGATCCCGCGCATGGGTACGCCTGAGGATATGGCCGCGGCGGCGGCCTTCCTCTGCTCCGACCGCGCCGGCTTCATCACCGGGCAGGTGCTCGTGATCGATGGTGGCAATCTCGAAGTTCTGCAGTAA
- a CDS encoding class I adenylate-forming enzyme family protein → MALMTEKLRAIMALDPDRTQIDFGGADYSWRQIAENVRAIEAALDTMGLPEDARVGVMLRNRPGHVAAIVAVLSTDRCLVTLNPVLPDAKLFADVETLGLPAIIADATDLARPGLAEALARAGSAVIEIDPFLDGVRVVQGEVRTRIQTSPGVAIEMLTSGTTGTPKRVPLSRDAFDASFRGFTKYERGRSFDDPPRLNSGCTMVVNPLTHIGGIYGCIGALAAGRRIALLEKFGVEAWVAAVRRNRPAVASAVPSAVRMLLDADVDPADLASLKSLITGTAPLAPDLVDAFMAKYGIPICSNYGATEFAGAIAGWTIDDFRKLWPEKRGAVGRVHADIEARIVDPETGAILSHGEEGLLEIKGQQLGNDLAWLRTTDRAVLDADRFLFVKGRADNAIIRGGFKIHPDDVVTALNDHPAIREAAVVGVPDERLGAVPAAAIILKDGAPAPATDDLKAWLKGRLIAYQVPVHIRFVPDFPRTPSMKPSAPGLRALFAEG, encoded by the coding sequence ATGGCGCTGATGACCGAAAAATTGCGCGCGATCATGGCGCTCGATCCCGACCGGACGCAGATCGATTTCGGCGGCGCCGACTACAGCTGGCGCCAGATCGCCGAGAATGTCCGCGCGATCGAGGCGGCGCTCGATACGATGGGCCTGCCCGAGGACGCCCGCGTCGGGGTGATGCTGCGCAACCGCCCCGGCCATGTTGCGGCGATCGTCGCGGTGCTTTCGACCGACCGCTGCCTCGTCACGCTCAACCCGGTCCTCCCCGACGCCAAACTCTTCGCCGATGTCGAGACGCTGGGCCTGCCCGCGATCATCGCCGACGCCACCGACCTTGCACGCCCGGGTCTCGCCGAGGCGCTCGCCCGTGCCGGTTCGGCGGTGATCGAAATCGACCCTTTTCTAGACGGTGTCCGCGTCGTGCAAGGCGAAGTTCGCACCCGGATCCAGACCTCGCCCGGCGTCGCGATCGAGATGCTCACCAGCGGCACCACCGGCACGCCCAAGCGTGTGCCCTTGAGCCGCGATGCTTTCGACGCCAGCTTCCGCGGCTTCACCAAATATGAGCGCGGGCGCAGTTTCGACGATCCGCCGCGGCTCAATTCGGGCTGCACGATGGTGGTCAATCCGCTCACCCATATCGGTGGCATCTACGGCTGCATCGGCGCGCTCGCGGCGGGGCGGCGGATCGCGCTGCTTGAAAAATTCGGCGTCGAGGCCTGGGTGGCGGCGGTGCGCCGCAACCGCCCCGCGGTCGCCTCGGCCGTGCCCTCGGCGGTGCGTATGCTGCTCGACGCCGACGTCGATCCCGCCGACCTCGCCAGCCTCAAGTCGCTGATCACCGGCACTGCGCCGCTCGCGCCCGACCTCGTCGACGCCTTCATGGCGAAATACGGCATCCCGATCTGCAGCAATTACGGCGCGACCGAGTTTGCCGGCGCGATCGCCGGCTGGACGATCGACGACTTCCGCAAACTCTGGCCCGAAAAGCGCGGCGCGGTCGGCCGCGTCCATGCCGATATCGAGGCGCGTATCGTCGATCCCGAAACCGGCGCGATCCTGTCGCATGGCGAAGAAGGCCTGCTCGAGATCAAGGGGCAGCAACTCGGCAACGATCTCGCATGGCTGCGCACCACCGACCGCGCCGTGCTCGACGCGGACCGCTTTCTCTTCGTCAAGGGCCGCGCCGACAATGCGATCATCCGTGGCGGCTTCAAGATCCATCCCGACGATGTCGTGACCGCGCTGAACGATCATCCCGCGATCCGCGAGGCCGCCGTCGTCGGCGTCCCCGACGAGCGTCTCGGCGCCGTCCCCGCCGCCGCGATCATCCTCAAGGACGGCGCCCCCGCTCCCGCCACCGACGATCTCAAGGCGTGGCTCAAGGGCCGGCTGATCGCCTATCAGGTCCCGGTCCATATCCGCTTCGTCCCCGACTTCCCGCGCACCCCGTCGATGAAACCCTCGGCGCCGGGGCTGCGCGCGCTGTTTGCGGAAGGATAG
- a CDS encoding SDR family NAD(P)-dependent oxidoreductase, which yields MSESFTGKSVIVTGGGKGVGRGIAEAFAAAGAEVMLGARTISYAEDVKAGIEKAGGIAECFAADIANHADCRALVAATTEAFGGVDIIVHAAADIPHGGLGHVDDERLEAGFASIAKAAWWLLDAARPHLARARDGGRFIAIGSINGTFNVVPNMTAYGMAKAALDAFIRAAAGDVVGEGITVNAINPGLVASDRAKAVLGDEGLAAYGATVPVGRAGTPADIAHAALFLASARSDYITGTTIKMDGGSTVAASPGRNDILQDRLKLQHGKAP from the coding sequence ATGAGCGAGAGCTTCACCGGAAAATCGGTGATCGTTACCGGCGGCGGCAAGGGCGTCGGGCGCGGCATCGCCGAGGCCTTCGCCGCAGCCGGTGCCGAGGTGATGCTCGGCGCGCGTACCATCTCCTACGCCGAGGATGTGAAGGCCGGGATCGAGAAGGCCGGCGGTATCGCCGAATGTTTTGCCGCCGACATAGCGAATCACGCCGATTGCCGTGCGCTCGTCGCGGCGACGACCGAAGCGTTCGGCGGGGTCGATATCATCGTCCACGCCGCCGCCGACATCCCGCATGGCGGGCTCGGCCATGTCGACGACGAAAGGCTCGAAGCGGGCTTCGCGAGCATCGCCAAGGCGGCCTGGTGGCTGCTCGACGCCGCGCGGCCGCATCTGGCGCGGGCGCGCGATGGCGGTCGCTTCATCGCGATCGGCTCGATCAACGGTACCTTCAACGTCGTGCCCAATATGACGGCTTATGGCATGGCGAAGGCCGCGCTCGACGCCTTCATCCGCGCTGCGGCAGGCGACGTCGTCGGCGAGGGGATCACCGTCAACGCGATCAACCCCGGTCTCGTCGCCAGCGACCGGGCGAAAGCCGTGCTCGGTGACGAAGGCCTCGCCGCCTATGGCGCGACCGTGCCCGTCGGCCGCGCGGGCACCCCTGCCGATATCGCGCACGCCGCGCTGTTCCTCGCTTCGGCGCGCTCGGACTATATCACCGGGACGACGATCAAGATGGACGGCGGCTCGACCGTCGCGGCCTCGCCGGGGCGCAACGACATTTTGCAGGACCGGCTCAAGCTCCAGCACGGAAAGGCCCCCTGA